A window from Hymenobacter volaticus encodes these proteins:
- a CDS encoding DUF3857 domain-containing protein encodes MKKFVFYRLAPLLALGSAATLPALGQADPIKFGKPNLEDFDSQRFVADSAAEAVVLCDYGRSRFEYVDGDFRVVFDRVTRIKILSKAGYEWATVEVPLYHQNNQEEKLTNVRGFTYNLVNKEVAKEKFDATIFREEASSNVTMRKFTLPNVREGSVIEYSYTVLSDFTFNFQDWQFQHTIPVRWSEYRASIPTYFDYKMLMQGYVAPSVVEHSESAMQVTVREGGGYVGGGFNTQRVAGSSTTVNVPLKTHRWATKDVPAFRDEPFMTTSRNYISRIDFELAGVRWEGEPYRAVADSWEKINEELLASETFGTQLKRGGFLKEQLTPLLAKEKEPATRIAAIHALVRKAVKYDGTDRLYSTSTIRKAYDQHRGTAADVNLLLIAALREAGFQANPVLLSTRSHGMVNQEFMPLLSRFNYVIAHVALPEGKELMIDATEELLPCGMLPTRCLNGTGRLIMPKAAESRWVSLVPQQRMTEYQQIQLTLDDKGGYTGKVHSEHSGYAGLHQRTRLTEKGEKKFVEELLHGREGWNLSKYQFSQRDVLDKPLTFDYELTAAGGDAPAGVLYLKPLQHFGNSRNPFVHEDRKFPVDFGFAMDETLVMTLTLPAGYEVEELPKAASLALPDDGGRFLFQAQPSGATIQIMSRLNLSRPVYSAEEYATLREFYRLVVAKQTEQIVLKKKS; translated from the coding sequence ATGAAAAAATTTGTATTCTACCGCCTTGCGCCGTTGCTTGCACTTGGTAGTGCAGCCACGCTACCAGCACTAGGCCAGGCAGATCCTATCAAATTCGGCAAGCCCAATCTCGAAGATTTCGACTCGCAGCGCTTTGTAGCTGACAGTGCCGCCGAAGCCGTAGTGCTTTGCGACTACGGCCGCTCCCGCTTCGAGTACGTCGATGGTGACTTTCGGGTGGTGTTCGACCGGGTTACGCGCATCAAAATCCTAAGCAAAGCGGGGTACGAATGGGCAACGGTAGAGGTACCGCTCTACCACCAGAACAACCAAGAAGAAAAGCTCACGAACGTGCGGGGCTTCACGTACAACTTAGTGAACAAGGAAGTAGCAAAAGAGAAGTTTGACGCTACCATCTTCCGCGAAGAAGCTAGTTCCAACGTCACGATGCGCAAGTTTACGCTACCCAACGTGCGTGAAGGTTCTGTTATCGAATACTCCTACACTGTGCTGTCCGACTTCACCTTCAACTTCCAGGACTGGCAGTTTCAGCATACTATTCCGGTGCGGTGGAGCGAATACCGGGCCTCTATTCCGACGTACTTCGATTACAAGATGCTGATGCAAGGCTACGTGGCACCCTCGGTGGTCGAGCACTCAGAAAGCGCTATGCAAGTAACCGTGCGAGAAGGCGGCGGTTATGTGGGGGGTGGCTTCAACACCCAGCGTGTTGCGGGCAGCAGTACTACCGTCAACGTACCTCTCAAAACGCACCGTTGGGCGACGAAAGACGTGCCCGCCTTCCGGGACGAACCTTTCATGACCACTTCCCGAAACTACATCTCGCGCATCGACTTCGAGTTGGCCGGGGTCCGTTGGGAAGGGGAACCGTATCGGGCAGTAGCCGACAGCTGGGAGAAAATTAACGAAGAGTTGCTGGCCAGTGAAACCTTCGGGACGCAACTCAAGCGAGGCGGCTTTCTGAAAGAGCAGCTTACGCCGTTGCTGGCCAAGGAAAAGGAACCCGCGACTCGCATAGCGGCTATTCATGCCCTGGTGCGCAAGGCCGTGAAATACGATGGCACCGACCGACTCTACAGCACCAGTACCATCCGCAAGGCCTACGACCAGCACCGTGGCACGGCCGCCGACGTAAACTTGCTGCTGATTGCTGCGTTGCGTGAGGCGGGTTTTCAAGCCAATCCGGTGCTGCTGAGCACTCGTAGCCACGGTATGGTCAACCAAGAATTTATGCCACTGCTTTCACGCTTCAACTACGTGATAGCGCACGTGGCACTGCCTGAAGGCAAAGAACTAATGATTGACGCCACCGAGGAATTGCTGCCGTGCGGTATGCTGCCCACACGCTGCCTCAACGGTACAGGGCGCCTCATCATGCCGAAAGCTGCCGAGTCGCGCTGGGTGAGCTTGGTACCCCAGCAGCGCATGACGGAGTATCAGCAGATTCAGCTTACTCTAGACGACAAAGGCGGCTATACCGGCAAGGTACACTCCGAGCACAGTGGCTACGCAGGCTTGCACCAACGCACGCGGCTAACTGAAAAAGGCGAGAAGAAGTTTGTAGAAGAATTGCTGCACGGGCGCGAAGGCTGGAACTTAAGTAAGTATCAATTCAGCCAGCGCGATGTTCTCGATAAACCCCTAACCTTTGACTACGAGCTGACTGCTGCTGGAGGCGACGCGCCAGCTGGCGTACTGTATCTCAAGCCCTTACAGCACTTCGGCAATTCCCGCAACCCCTTCGTGCACGAAGACCGCAAGTTTCCGGTGGACTTTGGCTTTGCAATGGACGAGACGCTGGTGATGACGCTCACGCTGCCCGCCGGCTACGAAGTGGAAGAATTACCAAAAGCCGCTTCTCTTGCTTTGCCCGACGATGGTGGCCGGTTCCTGTTTCAGGCGCAACCATCCGGCGCTACCATTCAGATTATGAGTCGGCTTAATCTGAGCCGGCCGGTGTATTCGGCCGAAGAATATGCCACGCTGCGCGAATTCTACCGGCTGGTAGTAGCCAAGCAGACCGAGCAAATTGTGTTGAAGAAGAAATCATGA
- a CDS encoding reprolysin-like metallopeptidase yields the protein MLSAFTFSRRAWQQALVGALLVVAGTPFAATAQRVLWSDATGPLPAASRATTQALSQYRAVSVQLPALRAALAGAPSEARLRNSTTVISLPLPNGTSERYRMAQVPVMDPRLAARYPMIKTYVGQSLDDATASVRLDVSPAGFHAMIQGASRTVFIDPAADGNTVQHLVFNRSSMSQGTQSWACVATGSAPVLPAPTAGRLPNGATLRTYRLAMACTGEYAIAKGGTKASTLAAIVASVNRVSGVYEKELAIRLVLIPRTDTLIFLDPATDRYSNLSNSATLSRNQVVVDSLIGTANYDIGHIFNTADGGIAGLGVVCRAGQKASGSTGLPNPTGDAFDIDYVAHEMGHQFGGDHTFNGSTGSCAGNNRSATSAYEPGSGTTIMAYAGICPPQNTQPNSDPYFHSRSYDQIIAYVNGTGNCSVNTATGNNAPVVNAGANYRIPIGTPFTLTGSATDAENDALTYSWEQFNLGPAGTPTAPVGDAPIFRVFAPVNSPVRTFPRLSDLLANTSTIGEILPSYSRRLIFRLVGRDNRATGGGVDYDSMNVVVSGAAGPFLVTVPTVATASWQAGAPQQVIWDVANTTAAPISAANVDILLSTDGGLTFPTVLLANTPNDGFENVMVPTTVATTTTARIKVQASGNIFFDLSNQNFTIRNSGAPTFFLSPTTTQASSFCVGSSLTVPVAIGSLQGFTGTVALSATNLPAGVAVSFNNDNSPVGNTVQATITSTSATPAGFYTIAFTGTSGTESQAQQFSFRVLPIATEAAVPVSPAAGSRVGPRPRFTWNAVPDAVAYELQVATDANFTTVLLTQGGITTTSDTPPAINLTTGTTYYWRVRGVNTCGAAPYSPATAFEIGALLCSTTAATQVPVTISAATANTVRSVINVQNGERVGDIRIRNLAITHPNVGELTISLTNPAGRTVVLLANACPGTANINLNLSDAATSALTCPLTGSPTYRPANSLAPLLNDPATGAWTLTVTDNTPGNGGTITGWSLELCTVGEVPAVPTALTALLNGVTNNVANVNLVWLDNATNETGYQIERTGANNRTFQPVATVSANTTFTTDQISGANGVYCYRIRAINATGVSAYSNESCVTVAVLGNKDAALMRGVQVYPNPSNGLFQVSIDNAQRGTITLRVTDALGRTVERAALNKVGAPLQHSLDLSKLSTGVYQLHLEMPEGTTVVRLMKQ from the coding sequence ATGCTATCAGCTTTTACTTTCTCGCGGCGTGCTTGGCAGCAGGCCCTTGTTGGAGCTTTGCTAGTAGTAGCCGGAACCCCGTTCGCGGCTACTGCGCAACGGGTGCTATGGTCCGATGCCACTGGCCCACTGCCAGCGGCCTCTCGCGCTACTACGCAAGCGCTAAGCCAGTACCGCGCCGTAAGTGTGCAGTTACCCGCTCTGCGAGCAGCACTAGCGGGTGCTCCCTCCGAAGCCCGACTGCGCAATTCCACTACGGTTATTTCCTTGCCGCTGCCCAACGGTACCTCCGAGCGTTATCGGATGGCGCAGGTGCCCGTGATGGACCCGCGGCTAGCAGCCCGCTATCCAATGATTAAAACGTACGTGGGCCAAAGCCTCGACGATGCTACCGCCAGTGTGCGGCTGGATGTGTCGCCGGCAGGCTTTCACGCTATGATTCAGGGAGCCAGCCGCACCGTATTTATAGACCCAGCCGCCGACGGCAACACGGTGCAGCACCTTGTATTCAATAGAAGCAGCATGAGCCAGGGCACTCAGAGTTGGGCGTGCGTTGCCACTGGTTCGGCCCCCGTGCTTCCTGCTCCTACGGCGGGGCGTCTGCCTAACGGGGCTACCCTGCGCACCTACCGTTTGGCTATGGCCTGTACTGGTGAGTATGCTATTGCAAAAGGCGGCACGAAGGCAAGCACGTTGGCAGCCATTGTAGCCTCGGTGAACCGGGTAAGTGGAGTATACGAGAAAGAGTTAGCTATTCGCTTGGTGTTGATTCCTCGAACGGATACGCTCATTTTCTTGGACCCTGCCACAGACCGCTATAGCAACTTAAGCAACAGTGCAACATTATCCCGCAACCAAGTGGTAGTTGACAGCCTCATTGGCACGGCCAACTACGATATAGGCCACATCTTCAACACTGCCGATGGCGGCATAGCAGGTTTAGGGGTGGTTTGCCGCGCCGGCCAGAAAGCTAGTGGTTCCACTGGCCTGCCCAACCCCACCGGCGATGCATTCGATATCGACTATGTGGCGCACGAAATGGGGCACCAGTTTGGTGGAGATCATACCTTCAACGGCAGCACAGGTAGTTGCGCGGGCAATAACCGCTCGGCTACTTCAGCTTACGAGCCGGGTAGTGGCACTACCATTATGGCTTATGCCGGTATCTGCCCTCCGCAGAACACGCAACCCAATAGCGACCCTTACTTTCATAGCCGGAGCTACGACCAGATCATTGCTTATGTAAATGGAACTGGAAACTGCAGTGTAAATACGGCTACTGGCAATAATGCCCCAGTTGTGAATGCGGGTGCCAACTACCGAATTCCAATAGGCACTCCATTTACACTCACGGGCTCGGCTACTGATGCCGAAAACGATGCTCTCACTTATTCATGGGAGCAGTTCAATCTAGGTCCTGCAGGAACTCCTACGGCACCAGTTGGCGACGCTCCTATTTTCCGGGTTTTCGCGCCGGTAAACAGCCCAGTTCGCACTTTTCCGCGCCTTTCCGACTTGCTGGCAAATACGTCCACCATTGGCGAGATTCTGCCATCTTACTCGCGCCGCCTGATCTTCCGCTTGGTTGGGCGCGATAACCGTGCTACCGGCGGAGGTGTCGATTACGACTCAATGAACGTGGTGGTGTCGGGAGCGGCGGGCCCTTTCTTGGTGACGGTACCAACCGTTGCTACGGCCTCGTGGCAGGCAGGTGCGCCTCAGCAAGTGATTTGGGATGTAGCTAACACAACGGCCGCGCCCATCAGCGCCGCCAATGTGGATATTCTGCTTTCCACCGATGGCGGCCTCACTTTCCCCACGGTGTTGCTGGCCAATACCCCCAACGACGGATTCGAGAACGTAATGGTACCAACCACAGTGGCAACCACCACTACGGCCCGTATTAAGGTGCAGGCTTCGGGCAATATCTTCTTTGATCTTTCCAACCAGAACTTCACGATTCGCAACAGCGGCGCGCCAACCTTCTTCCTAAGCCCAACCACCACCCAGGCTTCGTCGTTTTGCGTTGGCAGTTCTCTTACCGTACCCGTTGCCATTGGGTCCCTTCAGGGCTTCACCGGCACGGTAGCTTTATCGGCTACCAATCTGCCAGCCGGCGTTGCGGTGAGTTTCAACAATGATAATTCTCCGGTGGGCAATACGGTGCAGGCCACCATCACGTCTACTAGCGCCACGCCTGCGGGCTTCTATACTATTGCCTTCACGGGCACCAGCGGGACGGAAAGTCAAGCACAACAGTTTTCTTTCCGAGTGTTGCCTATCGCCACTGAAGCTGCCGTACCGGTTAGCCCAGCGGCTGGAAGTCGAGTAGGGCCGCGGCCTCGTTTCACCTGGAACGCCGTGCCCGATGCCGTGGCCTATGAGTTGCAGGTTGCGACTGATGCCAACTTCACAACCGTGCTCCTCACGCAGGGCGGCATTACCACAACCAGCGATACGCCTCCTGCCATCAATCTGACTACGGGTACCACGTACTACTGGCGTGTGCGCGGGGTCAATACGTGCGGTGCTGCTCCCTACTCGCCTGCTACTGCGTTTGAAATAGGCGCGTTGCTATGCTCCACGACTGCGGCGACGCAGGTACCGGTAACTATTTCGGCGGCTACTGCCAACACCGTCAGATCGGTGATAAATGTGCAAAATGGGGAGCGGGTAGGCGACATCCGTATTCGCAACTTGGCTATCACGCATCCTAATGTTGGTGAACTCACCATTTCCCTCACCAACCCAGCTGGCCGCACCGTAGTGCTTCTCGCTAATGCTTGCCCAGGCACCGCTAACATCAACCTGAATCTGAGTGACGCAGCTACATCGGCCCTAACCTGCCCGCTCACGGGCAGCCCTACGTACCGGCCAGCCAATTCGCTTGCCCCACTGCTAAACGACCCCGCCACTGGCGCCTGGACCCTGACTGTAACCGACAATACGCCCGGCAACGGCGGCACAATCACGGGTTGGAGCCTCGAACTCTGCACTGTGGGCGAAGTACCAGCCGTTCCGACGGCCCTAACTGCTCTACTCAACGGCGTAACTAACAATGTTGCCAACGTTAACTTGGTGTGGCTAGACAACGCCACCAACGAGACGGGCTACCAGATCGAGCGGACGGGCGCAAACAACAGGACGTTCCAACCGGTGGCTACTGTGTCTGCCAATACCACGTTCACGACCGACCAAATCAGTGGTGCTAACGGTGTGTACTGTTACCGCATCCGGGCTATTAATGCTACAGGAGTTTCTGCTTACTCCAATGAAAGCTGTGTGACTGTAGCGGTACTTGGCAATAAGGATGCAGCACTAATGCGCGGTGTGCAGGTGTACCCGAACCCAAGCAACGGCTTGTTCCAAGTGAGTATTGATAATGCGCAGCGTGGTACCATAACCCTGCGCGTTACTGACGCGCTTGGTCGCACCGTCGAGCGGGCTGCGCTCAACAAAGTCGGCGCTCCACTGCAACATTCACTTGACCTCAGCAAACTCAGCACCGGAGTGTATCAACTCCACCTAGAGATGCCAGAAGGCACTACCGTTGTGAGACTAATGAAGCAATAA
- a CDS encoding SDR family oxidoreductase — protein sequence MKTNLKKLSQQVVVITGASSGIGLVTARMAAKKGAKLVLAARSEEALQQLTSEIQEDGGQATYVVADVSSQEEVQRIAQVAQEQFGGFDTWVNNAGVSIYGKLEEVPIEDMRKLFETNVWGLIYGSLEAAKHLKQRGGAIINVGSILSETTAILQSIYSASKHAVKGFTDGLRMELELDEAPISVTLIKPAAIDTPYPLHAKNFMEREAKHAPPAYAPETVARAIVHAAETPTREVTVGGGGKMMETMNHWVPRLLDKFMENVFVKQEQAEYPAGALDNNGLDGPTGKLEARGNYDGHTRETSLYTTAALHPAVTAAVAVGAGVVLAAWLGKSSGRKAKRKGSGDTYRGVLPSDAVQATKYYGKFQL from the coding sequence ATGAAAACTAACCTAAAAAAGCTTTCTCAACAAGTTGTCGTAATTACCGGTGCCTCGTCGGGCATTGGATTGGTTACGGCGCGTATGGCGGCCAAGAAGGGTGCCAAGCTAGTACTGGCAGCCCGCAGTGAGGAAGCACTTCAACAGCTAACCAGCGAAATACAGGAAGACGGCGGCCAGGCCACCTACGTAGTAGCCGACGTGAGCAGCCAAGAGGAAGTACAACGCATTGCACAAGTGGCTCAAGAGCAGTTCGGTGGTTTCGACACCTGGGTTAATAATGCCGGCGTCTCTATTTATGGCAAGCTCGAAGAAGTGCCTATTGAAGACATGCGCAAGCTGTTTGAAACCAACGTTTGGGGCTTGATATACGGGTCGTTGGAGGCTGCAAAGCACCTTAAGCAACGGGGTGGGGCCATTATCAACGTGGGCAGCATCTTGTCGGAAACCACGGCCATCTTGCAAAGCATCTACAGTGCCAGCAAACACGCCGTAAAAGGCTTCACGGACGGTTTGCGTATGGAATTGGAGCTAGATGAGGCACCCATTTCGGTTACGCTCATCAAGCCAGCCGCTATTGATACGCCCTACCCACTGCACGCCAAGAACTTTATGGAGCGTGAAGCCAAGCATGCCCCTCCGGCCTATGCTCCTGAAACTGTAGCGCGGGCTATAGTGCACGCCGCCGAAACGCCAACGCGCGAAGTAACAGTAGGTGGGGGTGGCAAGATGATGGAAACCATGAACCACTGGGTACCTCGCCTGCTTGACAAGTTTATGGAAAACGTGTTTGTGAAGCAGGAGCAAGCGGAATACCCAGCTGGCGCGCTCGACAACAACGGCCTTGATGGTCCTACCGGCAAACTAGAGGCCCGCGGCAACTACGACGGCCACACCCGCGAAACCAGTCTTTATACCACTGCTGCCTTGCACCCGGCCGTAACGGCTGCGGTAGCGGTAGGCGCTGGAGTAGTATTAGCGGCCTGGTTAGGCAAGTCATCGGGCAGGAAGGCAAAGAGGAAAGGATCTGGCGACACGTACCGCGGCGTACTACCCTCCGATGCTGTTCAAGCAACAAAGTACTACGGAAAATTTCAACTGTAA
- a CDS encoding DUF3857 domain-containing protein: MSCFLDSLKPGRGFGVFLGTSLLAVNVLAGSAPKYPVADIPAALRENAHAVVRLSEETLLVKSAGRTIETERRAVTIFDEAGSRFATEVVYYDQLNTVGYLRGFVYDADGRLLRTLKASDIRDVSLSDGFSLASDGRGRTADLRQPQYPYTVEFEHEINSTNTLFYSTWQPQPTEQVAVEHAVFRVLTPTELPLRYLERDLPTGTAVARSTQAGGLQAYEWRVQNLAAVEEEPDGPPVSETTPTVFTAPSQFEVQGHLGTLTSWQTLGLWNYQLNIGRDELPAALQAKIAALVEGEADERARIKKVYEWLQANTRYVSVQLGIGGWQTFPASSVAANGYGDCKALTNYCQALLKAAGVTAYSALVRADEEDIRTEFPSQQFNHVVLCVPLQKAAKRDTVWLECTSQTNAFGYMSSFTGNRHALLVTPQGGKLVRTPRYGASDNRRERLADVYLDEKGSATASIRTRRTGLEQDNYAALASALNVADQKKVLAEHLPLANFTISKLTYAADKRGYVPTLTETLGLALPNWANVSGKRAFLTPNLLSRWNALPRVWASDGLPSGSRIPSATPIPCAFTCQPASSPKVCRRPCSSAQLLVPIPAKYRRFLMVR, encoded by the coding sequence ATGAGTTGTTTCCTTGACTCCCTAAAGCCAGGCCGCGGGTTTGGCGTGTTTCTGGGCACGAGCCTGCTAGCAGTCAACGTGCTGGCTGGTTCGGCCCCCAAGTATCCGGTGGCCGACATACCCGCTGCGTTGCGCGAAAACGCACACGCGGTAGTTCGCCTGTCCGAAGAAACCTTGCTGGTGAAATCAGCGGGACGGACCATTGAAACCGAGCGGCGCGCCGTTACCATTTTCGATGAAGCAGGCTCTCGGTTTGCTACTGAAGTGGTGTACTATGACCAGTTGAATACGGTGGGCTACCTACGTGGCTTCGTGTACGATGCCGATGGCCGCTTACTGCGCACGCTCAAGGCCTCAGATATTAGGGACGTGTCGTTGTCGGATGGCTTTAGCTTGGCCAGTGATGGGCGGGGCCGTACTGCCGACTTGCGCCAGCCACAGTACCCGTACACAGTGGAATTCGAACACGAAATCAATTCCACCAACACCCTTTTCTATTCCACTTGGCAACCCCAGCCAACCGAGCAGGTGGCGGTAGAGCACGCCGTGTTTCGGGTCTTGACGCCTACTGAACTGCCGTTGCGCTACCTGGAGCGAGACCTGCCTACTGGCACTGCCGTAGCGCGGAGCACGCAGGCCGGTGGGCTACAAGCCTACGAGTGGCGGGTGCAGAATTTGGCGGCTGTAGAGGAAGAGCCCGATGGCCCGCCCGTGTCGGAGACGACACCCACAGTATTCACTGCACCTAGCCAGTTCGAAGTGCAGGGCCACTTGGGCACGCTCACGTCTTGGCAAACACTAGGCCTTTGGAACTACCAGTTGAACATAGGGCGCGATGAACTGCCCGCTGCCTTACAAGCCAAAATAGCCGCGCTAGTAGAAGGTGAAGCCGACGAGCGGGCACGCATCAAGAAAGTATACGAGTGGCTGCAAGCCAACACGCGGTACGTGTCGGTGCAGCTAGGGATTGGTGGCTGGCAGACGTTTCCGGCTTCGAGCGTGGCTGCCAACGGCTACGGCGACTGCAAAGCCCTTACCAACTACTGCCAAGCCCTGTTGAAAGCGGCCGGCGTTACGGCGTACAGCGCACTGGTACGGGCCGACGAAGAAGATATTCGCACCGAGTTTCCAAGCCAACAATTCAACCACGTCGTGTTGTGCGTGCCCCTGCAGAAAGCCGCTAAGCGCGACACCGTTTGGTTGGAATGCACCAGCCAAACCAATGCCTTCGGCTACATGAGCAGCTTCACTGGCAACCGCCACGCCTTGCTAGTCACGCCGCAAGGTGGAAAGCTAGTGCGCACGCCCCGCTACGGCGCTTCCGACAATCGGCGTGAACGGCTCGCCGATGTGTATTTAGACGAGAAGGGCAGCGCCACTGCCTCTATCCGAACGCGCCGCACGGGCCTCGAACAAGACAACTACGCTGCGCTAGCGAGTGCCTTGAATGTGGCAGATCAAAAGAAAGTGCTGGCCGAACACCTGCCATTGGCCAACTTCACCATCAGTAAGCTCACGTATGCGGCCGACAAGCGCGGCTACGTACCAACTCTGACGGAGACGTTGGGATTGGCCCTGCCAAACTGGGCAAACGTATCGGGCAAGCGCGCTTTCCTGACCCCGAACCTACTTAGCCGCTGGAATGCTCTGCCCCGAGTGTGGGCGAGCGACGGACTGCCATCTGGCTCGAGAATTCCTTCAGCTACGCCGATACCGTGCGCATTCACGTGCCAGCCGGCTTCAAGCCCGAAAGTTTGCCGACGCCCGTGCAGCTCAGCACAACTTTTGGTACCTATTCCAGCCAAGTACAGGCGCTTCCTGATGGTACGCTGA
- a CDS encoding T9SS type A sorting domain-containing protein — protein sequence MRPLLAPLWDDLSGLGGTAAYATTGTAPNRVFTFEWRNFLWDFDATAPSVSFQVKLYEGSNNIEYIYRPEGGVLSVPSASIGLGGTGSGAGSFLALNNASAAPSASSTADPRNIATVPASGQIYRFVPPTVICGTPRNVVVSSISNTSATVSFVGGLGNNSYTVTYTPMGGTATTVTPAPTSSPFIVSGLTPGTAHTLTIQPVCASGTLGNVLTTTFTTSAIAAPLNDDPCAATVLPAPSTAGAPVSATNVGATTTIGSVASGYTNPPPMGCGVAVNPKDVWFRFTTNFTGAGSTSVGIITTGSAAGSVRVFSAASCSSGFKQVACKGGETNNSPAGSLNVTGLTPNTVYYIAVAPYATSDVQGPFTIGLSSTVLGTQQQLAKGEVTVFPNPTSTGQLTVRVSGANALITAQATLLNTLGQTVAERTLAVRGGMAEQSFNTAALAKGIYLLRLQAGNQTVVRKVVVD from the coding sequence TTGCGTCCGCTGCTTGCTCCCCTCTGGGACGATCTGAGCGGCTTGGGTGGCACAGCTGCGTACGCAACTACGGGCACGGCGCCCAACCGAGTTTTCACGTTTGAGTGGCGCAATTTCCTTTGGGACTTTGATGCTACCGCGCCCAGCGTATCGTTTCAGGTGAAACTCTACGAAGGCTCCAACAACATCGAATACATTTATCGGCCGGAAGGCGGGGTTCTGAGCGTACCATCTGCTTCTATTGGCCTGGGAGGAACCGGTTCAGGAGCGGGTAGCTTCTTGGCTCTCAACAACGCCTCGGCCGCTCCGAGTGCCAGTTCCACTGCCGATCCGCGCAACATTGCTACCGTGCCAGCGTCCGGGCAGATATACCGGTTTGTGCCACCGACTGTTATTTGTGGCACTCCTCGTAATGTTGTGGTAAGTTCCATCAGCAACACTTCTGCAACCGTCAGCTTTGTGGGCGGGCTGGGCAACAACAGCTACACGGTTACTTACACCCCAATGGGTGGCACGGCTACTACCGTTACGCCCGCGCCTACTAGTTCGCCTTTTATTGTTTCGGGCCTTACGCCTGGTACGGCCCATACGCTTACAATACAGCCCGTTTGCGCCAGTGGTACACTAGGTAATGTACTGACTACTACCTTCACAACCAGTGCTATAGCAGCTCCCCTCAACGATGACCCGTGTGCCGCTACGGTACTGCCAGCGCCATCGACTGCTGGGGCTCCGGTTAGTGCTACCAATGTGGGCGCTACCACTACCATCGGCAGCGTGGCTTCTGGCTACACCAACCCACCGCCCATGGGATGCGGTGTTGCCGTCAATCCGAAGGACGTGTGGTTCCGTTTCACTACCAATTTTACCGGGGCAGGCAGCACTAGCGTAGGTATAATTACCACGGGTAGCGCGGCGGGTTCTGTTCGGGTGTTTTCTGCTGCATCGTGCTCCTCGGGCTTCAAGCAAGTGGCGTGCAAAGGCGGCGAAACCAACAACTCACCTGCGGGCTCCCTGAACGTCACGGGCCTTACGCCTAACACTGTATACTACATTGCAGTGGCGCCATACGCTACCTCCGACGTGCAAGGCCCATTCACCATTGGCCTGAGTAGCACGGTGCTGGGTACGCAACAACAACTTGCCAAAGGGGAAGTAACGGTGTTTCCTAACCCCACCAGCACTGGCCAGCTAACCGTGCGCGTAAGCGGTGCCAATGCCTTAATCACAGCGCAGGCTACGCTGCTTAACACGCTAGGCCAAACCGTAGCAGAGCGCACACTCGCAGTTCGGGGTGGCATGGCCGAGCAGTCGTTTAACACCGCTGCGCTAGCCAAGGGCATTTACCTGCTCCGCCTGCAAGCCGGTAACCAAACCGTGGTTCGGAAAGTGGTAGTGGATTAA